The following nucleotide sequence is from Barnesiella viscericola DSM 18177.
CGTCCCGGCAGCGCGGGCAGCACCGGACTCATTTCGTCGGTCAACATGGACGGAGAGGGATTTTTCGCACAGGCTCCCTGCTACCTCGAATGCCGCTTTACCGCCCAGTCGGCTCCGGGCACTTGGCCAGCCTTCTGGACACTCACCAGCATCGACCGGGGAATCAACGGCGACGAGCTGGATATTATCGAGGCCTATGGAGGCGTGGGGAAAGGAAATCCCAACCACCCGGGCTACTCCATCACCAGCCACTTTTGGGGCCAGAAAAATCCCGACGGAAGTGACAAGCAACGGTTCAACCGACGGGTACCCATACAGGAACTGGGCGGTAAGTCCTACTGGTCGACTACATTCCACACCTACGGACTTTATGTAGGAGTCGACGAAACAGTCTATTACTTCGACGGCATCGAGGTACTGAGGCACCCCACCAACGAAATCTCGAAGACGAAGCCCCTGTTCTTCCTCATCAACTACGCCATCGGCGGGATAAGCGGGTGGCCTATCGACCTGCAACGGTTCGGCAATGCCTCCGACATGTATGTCGACTATGTGCGGGTCTTTGCCCAAGACTCGATCGACTACTCGATACCTCTTCCTTCCAAACCATAAAGAATCATCACCATGAAAAAAAGTATTTTCCGCTGCGGGATATGCGCCCTTATACTCGGCTTGTGGGGCTGCCAGCCCGACCGTACGGTCACCTTCGACTTCGACAGCAACAAGATTGTCTCGGGCAAAAAGATTGCCTTGAAAGAGATTGCACCCGACCTCCCGTCCGATTGGAGCGACTACGACTATGTCACTATCGAATTCCGATCTACCACCCCCCAACGGTTTCAATTAGGATTCACCACCGACCACGGATATAACGAGTTGCGGCTCGTCTCGTATGTGGCCAATGGCTGGAACAAACTGGTGATCCCCCTGCGCTTTTTCAGAGAGTTACCTACGGCACGCCACGACATCGCAGCCACCTCGAACCAGCCCCGCGTAACCGGCTGGATCAATCTGGGTGGACAACGGGGCCCTTTGACGGGGGTCGACTCGATAGGCATACGCATGCGGGCACCCATCGGCAACCCGCAAATAAAACTGCGCTCCATAACCCTCTCCAAAGAGGATCCGGGCGACCGCTATCTGGAAAAGGTCCCGGCATTCGACCGGTTCGGGCAATGGAACCTGGGCGACTTTGAGGGGAAAATCCACTCCGAAGAGCAGTTGCAACAGGAGTGGGACCAAGAGATAAAGACCATCGACGAGGCCGACGACTTCAACTACTCCCGCTATGGAGGCTATAAAGACAAACGGGTGGCAGCGACCGGATTTTTCAGGACTCAGCTCGTCGACGGTCGCTGGTGGCTGGTCGATCCCGACGGCTATCTGTTCCTCTCCTACGGGGTCGACTGTGTAGCTCCGGCCGGTGACACCTATACCAAGAACATCGACCAATGCACCAACCTGTTCCAGGAGCTGCCGCCGCGCGAACTGTTTGTCGAGGCTCCCGGCGTGTCGCCTCAAACCAATGCGGCCTCGTTCGGCATCTGGAACCTGTTCCGCCGCTACGGCGAAGACTACATCGACCAGGCCTGCGAAATGACCTTGAAACGCATGGACAAATGGGGCCTCAACACCATCGCCAACTGGTCCGATCCCGAAATCTATGGCCACAACCGAAAGGCCTTTATCATTCCCCTCGGAGAGATTGGTTTTGAGAACGAACTGATGGGACTCATGGACGTATATGAACCTCGCTTCCCAACCCGAATAGACGAAGCGGTAGCGCGCCAGGTAGCCGACTACAAAGATAATCCGTGGCTCATCGGCTACTTCATCGGCAACGAACCGGCCTGGGTCTCCAAGGAAGATCGGCTCTGCACGCTCATTCTGAAAGGGAACGACCGTCCCATCAAGGCAGCATTACAAACCTATTTACAGCAACAGGGCGACACCCCGCAATCGCGCAAGGCCTTTATCTATACCACCTTCGAGAAGCTCATGACCACCATTTCGCAAGCATTGAAAAAGCACGACCCCAATCACCTGAATCTGGGTATCCGCTACGGCTACATCGAACAGCTCGACGACGAGCTGCTGCGCATCAGCAAGGAGTCGTTCGATGCCCTCAGCTTCAACTGCTACGCCTTGGCCCCCGACCCCAGCAAACTGGACCACGCCTTGAAAATATCGGGACTGCCCATGATTATCGGCGAGTACCACTTCGGTACCGTCGACCGGGGACTTGCCCAATCGTTGTGGCAGGTCAACAGTCAGAAAGAGCGGGGCGAAGCCTTCCGATACTACACCGAAAACGCATTTGCCCACCCGGGCCTGATCGGTACCGGCTGGTTCCGATGGGCCGACCAAAACATCAACGGCCGTAACGACGGCGAAAACTACAACTGCGGATTTATCGATGTGACCGACCGCCCCTACCCCTATATGGTCGAGGCTGCCATAGCAACCGCCCACTCGCTCTACGACATACATGCCGGGACAAAGGCTCCCACAGACAAAGCACCCGAGGCTGTGGGCCATTCACCCATACCCGACCTGTGGGATTAACTGTCACCGGGGAAAACCAATGAGAAGATATATTTTATCGCCCCGGCAACGCCCTCCCGAACAAAGCAAGTTCAAATCTTACATCGGTCAAAAACATTCAAGCAGATTCCAATCACTTCCGTTCATTATCATCGCGAAAGCCATGCCCCGGATATTTACATCATATTCGGGGCTGGCTGTTTTTGCAGCAGACCTTTACGAAGGGTCCCTTTGCCTCACCTCGTCTGCTCCGGCATGGTGCACAAGGGTAATACCGAGGAGAGGACTTTACGAAATCAGACCTGAATTTTGTCGACTAGGCCGACTTCTTAATCAACAGTCAAAACAGGGGAAAACTAGTCTTCTCCCTTAGCCACCCTTTCCCCGAGGAAAAGTGTATAAATAAAAAGAGTTTCTCCCTTGGGAAGAAACTCTTTTTACAAACTCAAATGATATTTGGAACGTGGAGTATAGCGGACTCGAACCGCTCACCTCGACACTGCCAGTGTCGCGCTCTAGCCAGATGAGCTAATACCCCTTCTGCTGATTTGCGCTGCAAAGATAAGTCGTTTTTTTCAACCTCACAAGCATATTCCGTTTTTTTCGTCAAAAAAATTATTGTTTTGCAGGTAACTCACTACATGTAAAAGGTTTACCTTCTCTCCTGTTTTTCGACTACGGTTCCAAGAGTATGCCCTATCCTGTCCTATTCCTCCCACTCGGGCCCATTGAAAAGAGCCGCCCCGGGAGATCGTTCTCTCCCGGGGCGGTGTGATGCGTGGCTCTACGCCATGCAGGTATTTGGTTTTTATTTCACCACAGGCACAAAGGTAAACCCGAAGCGGTAGGTGTCGAGCGGCAACCAATAGGCCGGCAGTACGCCGGGGCCACAGGTGGCGGTACCCACACCGGTCTGAGCGGCATCAAGATGCACGGTGACGGTGCCGTCGGGTTGCAGTTCGTTCACATGGGTAGCGGCATCGATGCAGGTATCGGTGTATGGCAGGGCGCTAAACTGGAAGGGTTTGTCGGCCGTGACCTTCCAGCCGTTACCGGCCTCGTCGCACAGCGTAGCCCAACGGGTATCGGTGCGGTTACCGGTAGCCTGAGGCACCACGTAACAGTGGAACATCTCGTCGGGACTGGTCTCGTAGATGGCAATCTTGCCGGCAAGACGGTCGACGTAGGTCTCCATGTCGCCCCGTCCCAGATAGGTCACCCAGCGACAGTTCCCGGCCGGCATACCGAAGGTCAGCCCCACACGCGGCAACGATTTCACCACCATGGTATCGGGCGTGAATACGGTATTCACCGTCAACACTCCTTTGCGGTCGATAACGTAGGAGAGACTACCCGTTCCTATCGTTTTCCCCTGGCCGTTGGTGAGCAATACGGCTACCTCGAAACCGTTTCGGGTCGGCTCGATCGAGGTCACCTGTTGCGACACCGTCGACAGGCCGGCCTTCTCCCACAACTTGCCACTGGTCTTGTCCTTCTTGTCATTCTCGGTCAAAGGCCGGTAGAGCGAAATCAACAGCGGACGGGCCAGCATCTCGGTGCCGTCGTAGGTATATGATACCAAGGCGCCGGTCTCGGGCGAAACAGTGGCCGATACCCGGTCGTTGCTCCACGTATAGCCGTCGCGCTTCAACGACCGCCCCGAGGGCAGATTGACCTTCGCCTCATATCGGGGATTGGCTTCGAGCAGGAACTGGTCGTAGGCCACCTCGTCGGAGGTCTTGATGAAGGCCGTGGCCTGGTTGGGAGTCCAGCTGAGGTTCAGATAGGCCTCCCGAGCGTCGCGGGGCAGCTTCACCTCACCCAGCGTAATCGCTACCGTCTCGTGCGGAGCGCAGGCGGTTACCCGCTCGCCCTGCGCCACAACGGTACCGTTGTCGGCCGTGACGTTCCAGTGCAGGGTATAGGCGTCGAGGTCGGTAAAGTCGTGCCAGTTCTTTACCGTGACGGTGAGGTTGTCGGCATCGGTGAGGGTCGACTTGATATATTGGTACACATGCTTGACAGCCAGGAGATGGGGGTGCGGCTCGCGGACTGCGTTGACCAGACCGTTGCAGCAGAAGCTGCCGAACGAGGGGATTCCCTCGGGTCCGTAGTCGCCGCCGTAGCTCCAATACCAGCGGCCCTGGTCATCGACCTCGCGGAACGACTGGTCTACCCAGTCCCAGATGCAGCCGCCCTGTGCCATGGGTTCCGACTCGAACACCTTCCAATAGTCCTGCAAACCGCCCTCGCTGTTGCCCATGGCATGGGCATATTCACACAGTATAAAGGGACGGTAGATGTCGGGCTGGGCCAGATAGGCCTTTATCTCGTCGATGCTGCGGTACATGCGGCAGTAGATGTCGGTGTTGAAATTCTGTTCGGCACGCTCGTACTGTACCGGCCGGTTAGTCTCGACCGATTTGAGCCACCGGTAGGTCGCCTCGAAATTGCTGCCGTTGCCGGCCTCGTTGCCCAACGACCAGATCGATACCGAGGGGTGATTCTTGGTGCGTTCATACATGCGGCGCGTGCGGTCCATGTGCGCCTTCAACCAAGTGGTATCCTTGGCCAGCGTAGCCGGGCCGTAGCCCATGCCGTGCGACTCGATGTTGGCCTCGTCGATGACGTAGAGGCCGTAGAGGTCGCACAGGTAATACCAATAGGGGTGGTTGGGATAGTGGGCACAACGCACCGTATTGATGTTGTGCTGTTTCATGAGCTGTATATCTTTCAGCATCAGCTCCTTGCTCACCGTGCGTCCCCGGTCGGAGAACTCGTGGCGGTTCACCCCCTTCACCAAGACGGGGACTCCGTTGATGCAGAAGCGTCCCTCCTTGATTTCCGAAGTCTTGAAGCCTACGGTGCACCCGGTGGTCTCGACTACCCCGCCGGCTCCGTTTTGCAGATTCACCACCAGCGTATAGAGATAGGGGTGTTCGGCATTCCAGGGCTGCACGTCGGGGATTACCCGCTCGAAGGTGACGATGCTGTCGCCATCTACCCGACGGGCGTCACGGGCAACCACCCGATTGTCGGCATCGAGCAGTTCGTAAGCCACCGTGGGTTGCTCGGCATCACGAGCGCCCCCCACATGCACGGCAAGAGACAGTTCACCGTCCTTGTATTGCTGCCGGTCGAGCGGCGACACCACCTTGTAGTCGGCAATATATTGTTGCGGCGTGCTGTACAGATAGACATCGCGCTCGATGCCGCTCAGCCGCCACATATCCTGACATTCGAGATACGAGCCCGCGCTCCAGCGGTAAACCTCGACGGCCAGGACATTCTCGCCCGGTTTCACCCGGTCGGTCACGTCCCACTCGGCCGGAGTCTTGGAGTCCTGATTATACCCCAGCAACTCACCATTGAGCCACACGTAGTAGAACGAGGTGACCCCTTCGAGGCACAACACGATGCGGCGACCCTCCCACGACTCGGGCACGGTGAAGGTGCGCCGGTAAGAACCCACCTCGTTCTCGGCATAGGGTACCAGCGGCGGATTCTTCTTGAAGTTGAACATGGGGTCGTCAAACTCGTAGGTCTCGTTCACATAAATGGCCGTACCATAACCTTGACGCTCCCAGTTGCCTGGCACCTCGATTTCGTTCCAGTTGCCCACATAGTAGTCGGGACGATAGAAATCGGCCGGACGCGTATCGGGGTTGCGCACCCAGTTGAATCGCCAGGCGCCGTTCAAACTCATGTAATAGGGCGACGACTCGCACGCCTGCTCGCGAATGGCCTCGACATTGCCCGCTTCATAAGGCCACACATAGGCATGGGGAGTCAACTTGTTCAGCCCCGTGGCGTATTGGCTCTGCCACTCGGGCTGATTGCTTTGGGCCTGCACAATTCCGGGGAAAAACGCCAGGAGGCAGAGCCCTGTCCATATCATTTTCTTCATGGTCTCAAAAAGTATAGATTAAAAAAAATTATTCTTTTCACATCATTCCAACGGAAGCCCTACCCGACCGTCCTTAATGGCGTTCAACTGCCGGGACAGCTCCTCGACAACCGCCGGGTGACGGTTGGCCACGTTGTTCTTCTCACCGAGGTCGTTGTGCATGTCGTACAACTGAGGGTCGGGACTGTTGCCGGTCTCGATACCCACATTGCGGTTATAGGGACTTCCCTTGCCCGGTTCGATATATTTCCAGTCGGCCGTAATGATCGACAGGTTATTCTGGGCATTCTGCTCCACCAGAGCGGGACGGCCCAGAGGGTCTTTACCCAGCCAGGCATTCCAGTAGTTCTCACTGTCGGGAGCGGCTCCGGCAGGTATCTCCACGCCCAGCAACGAGGCCAGTGAAGAGAACCAGTCGAGCTGGCAGACCAGCGCATCGGAGACCGCAGGCTCCACATGTCCGGCCCAACGAAGAATACACGGCACCCGCGTACCGGCCTCGTACGAACTGTACTTCCCTCCGCGGAAGGGTCCGCCCGGTTTGTGGTTACCCAGCAACTCGACCGCCTGGTCGCGATAGCCGTCGTCGACCACCGGCCCGTTGTCGCTCGATAGAATCACGATGGTATTCCGGTCGAGTCCCAGCCGTTTCAGCGTGGCCATCACCTCGCCCACACTCCAATCGAACTGCAACAGCACATCGCCTCGCGGCCCCATACCCGACTTGCCTGCAAAACGGGCATTGGGTACCCGGGGCACGTGGGCATCTTGCGTGGCGAAATAGAGGAAGAAGGGGCGGTCCTTGTGCTGCTCGATAAAGTCGACGGCCTTGCCGGTCAACTCGTCGGCAATCTGGTCGTCCTTCCACAGGGCCGACTTGCCGCCCTTCATGAATCCGATGCGCGAGATGCCGTTCACGATACTCTGGTTATGCCCGTGCGAAGGGAGCATGGTGAGCAACTCGGGGTTGTTCTTACCCGTAGGTTCACCGGGAAAGTTCTTCTGATAACTCACAAAAATCGAATCGTTGGGATCGAGGTTCACCACCCGACCGTTCTCGACAAAGACACAAGGCACCCGGTCGCCCGTAGCGGCCATGATGTAGGAGTAGTCG
It contains:
- a CDS encoding glycoside hydrolase family 2 TIM barrel-domain containing protein, producing the protein MKKMIWTGLCLLAFFPGIVQAQSNQPEWQSQYATGLNKLTPHAYVWPYEAGNVEAIREQACESSPYYMSLNGAWRFNWVRNPDTRPADFYRPDYYVGNWNEIEVPGNWERQGYGTAIYVNETYEFDDPMFNFKKNPPLVPYAENEVGSYRRTFTVPESWEGRRIVLCLEGVTSFYYVWLNGELLGYNQDSKTPAEWDVTDRVKPGENVLAVEVYRWSAGSYLECQDMWRLSGIERDVYLYSTPQQYIADYKVVSPLDRQQYKDGELSLAVHVGGARDAEQPTVAYELLDADNRVVARDARRVDGDSIVTFERVIPDVQPWNAEHPYLYTLVVNLQNGAGGVVETTGCTVGFKTSEIKEGRFCINGVPVLVKGVNRHEFSDRGRTVSKELMLKDIQLMKQHNINTVRCAHYPNHPYWYYLCDLYGLYVIDEANIESHGMGYGPATLAKDTTWLKAHMDRTRRMYERTKNHPSVSIWSLGNEAGNGSNFEATYRWLKSVETNRPVQYERAEQNFNTDIYCRMYRSIDEIKAYLAQPDIYRPFILCEYAHAMGNSEGGLQDYWKVFESEPMAQGGCIWDWVDQSFREVDDQGRWYWSYGGDYGPEGIPSFGSFCCNGLVNAVREPHPHLLAVKHVYQYIKSTLTDADNLTVTVKNWHDFTDLDAYTLHWNVTADNGTVVAQGERVTACAPHETVAITLGEVKLPRDAREAYLNLSWTPNQATAFIKTSDEVAYDQFLLEANPRYEAKVNLPSGRSLKRDGYTWSNDRVSATVSPETGALVSYTYDGTEMLARPLLISLYRPLTENDKKDKTSGKLWEKAGLSTVSQQVTSIEPTRNGFEVAVLLTNGQGKTIGTGSLSYVIDRKGVLTVNTVFTPDTMVVKSLPRVGLTFGMPAGNCRWVTYLGRGDMETYVDRLAGKIAIYETSPDEMFHCYVVPQATGNRTDTRWATLCDEAGNGWKVTADKPFQFSALPYTDTCIDAATHVNELQPDGTVTVHLDAAQTGVGTATCGPGVLPAYWLPLDTYRFGFTFVPVVK
- a CDS encoding sulfatase family protein encodes the protein MKKEIKSIPFIVPLITLPLPISAQAAEREAPESATPNVIFIYADDIGYGDLSCNGAKTISTPHVEQLAAEGVRFTNAHSAAATSTPARYAMLTGEYAWRREGTGIADGDAGMIIRPDRYTMADMFRDAGYVTGAIGKWHLGLGDKKGTQDWNGLISPNLSDIGFDYSYIMAATGDRVPCVFVENGRVVNLDPNDSIFVSYQKNFPGEPTGKNNPELLTMLPSHGHNQSIVNGISRIGFMKGGKSALWKDDQIADELTGKAVDFIEQHKDRPFFLYFATQDAHVPRVPNARFAGKSGMGPRGDVLLQFDWSVGEVMATLKRLGLDRNTIVILSSDNGPVVDDGYRDQAVELLGNHKPGGPFRGGKYSSYEAGTRVPCILRWAGHVEPAVSDALVCQLDWFSSLASLLGVEIPAGAAPDSENYWNAWLGKDPLGRPALVEQNAQNNLSIITADWKYIEPGKGSPYNRNVGIETGNSPDPQLYDMHNDLGEKNNVANRHPAVVEELSRQLNAIKDGRVGLPLE